The following coding sequences are from one Coffea arabica cultivar ET-39 chromosome 11e, Coffea Arabica ET-39 HiFi, whole genome shotgun sequence window:
- the LOC113717882 gene encoding pentatricopeptide repeat-containing protein At2g03380, mitochondrial: MKLFSLPNLNIKSSRLLISKTHLKARTVTSTPTYRQIESNFASLNSIYSDPFFPLLGFCKTISSLKKIHALVITYGQTNNILVKTKLLGLYGLFGQVTTARVLFDDIPNPDLSSCKVMIRWYFMNDKYADVIGFFNCFRKTVNIFDNVVFSIVLKACSGLHDFVEGRKVHCHIVKVGNADSFVLTGLVDMYAKCGEVESSCEVFEGIAQRNVVCWTSMIVGYMQNGCAEEALVLFNRMRDGAVEGNEYTLGSIVTACAKLAALHQGKWIHGYIIKKQGEFNSYLVSALVDMYVKCGDLTDARSILFEFSEADLVSWTAMIVGYTQNGYPDEALDLFVHKKWEAVLPNSVTVSSVVSACAQLDNLNLGTSIHGLGIKLRLDDAAVINALVHMYGKCGMKRDARYLFENVSHKDVIAWNSIISGYSSNDSAHDAIALFHQMRSECLQPDATTMVSVLTACASHGALIIGYSLHAYCIKGGLLSSTYIGTALLNFYAKCGDAKSARAIFDRMVEKSRVTWSAMIGGYGMQGDFNNSLAILNDMMGENLEPNDIIFTAILSACSHTGMILEGWSFFANMCENYKFVPTIKHYACMIDLLARAGRLEEAFDFMNKMPIQPDVSLFGAFLNGCSIYSRFDLGELAVRRMLELHPRDACYYVLMANLYASDGRWNQAHQMRNMMRIKGVKKSPGFSNFNVNFDSDFYTPQVASLP, from the coding sequence ATGAAACTTTTCTCTTTACCAAACTTAAACATCAAATCCTCTCGTTTACTTATCTCAAAAACCCATCTAAAAGCCAGAACCGTAACGTCAACACCAACCTACAGACAGATTGAATCAAATTTTGCTTCTTTAAATTCCATCTATTCAGAtcctttttttcctcttctgGGCTTCTGCAAAACCATCTCTTCACTCAAAAAAATCCATGCCCTCGTGATAACTTACGGCCAAACCAATAATATTTTGGTTAAAACCAAATTACTTGGTTTATATGGCTTATTTGGGCAGGTGACAACCGCCCGTGTACTGTTCGATGATATTCCCAACCCGGATCTTTCTTCCTGTAAAGTGATGATTAGATGGTACTTTATGAATGATAAGTATGCGGATGTTATTGGGTTCTTTAATTGTTTTAGGAAAACTGTAAATATATTTGACAATGTTGTGTTCTCGATAGTGTTGAAGGCGTGTAGTGGACTGCACGATTTTGTTGAAGGCAGGAAAGTGCATTGTCATATAGTTAAGGTTGGTAATGCTGATAGCTTTGTTCTAACTGGACTCGTGGATATGTATGCTAAGTGTGGGGAGGTTGAATCTTCATGTGAAGTGTTTGAGGGGATTGCCCAGAGGAATGTAGTTTGCTGGACCTCGATGATTGTTGGGTACATGCAGAATGGTTGTGCTGAAGAAGCGCTCGTTTTGTTTAATAGGATGAGAGATGGAGCAGTTGAAGGCAATGAGTACACTTTGGGGAGTATAGTGACTGCATGTGCTAAATTGGCGGCTTTGCATCAGGGGAAATGGATTCATGGATATATCATCAAGAAGCAGGGAGAATTTAACTCCTACTTGGTTTCCGCTCTTGTGGATATGTATGTAAAGTGCGGGGATTTGACCGATGCTCGTTCAATTTTATTTGAGTTCTCCGAAGCGGATCTTGTGTCATGGACAGCAATGATTGTTGGGTATACACAGAATGGCTACCCAGATGAGGCATTAGATTTATTTGTACACAAGAAATGGGAAGCTGTTTTGCCCAATTCAGTTACTGTTTCAAGTGTGGTTTCTGCATGTGCTCAATTGGATAATTTGAACTTGGGTACATCAATTCATGGGCTTGGTATTAAACTTAGATTAGATGATGCTGCTGTGATAAATGCTCTGGTACATATGTATGGAAAGTGTGGTATGAAGAGAGATGCCCGTTATCTATTTGAGAATGTTTCACATAAGGATGTGATTGCTTGGAATTCAATTATATCTGGATATTCTTCGAATGATTCTGCACATGATGCAATTGCATTATTTCACCAAATGAGATCAGAATGTTTGCAGCCAGATGCAACTACAATGGTGTCTGTGCTCACAGCTTGTGCATCCCATGGAGCTCTGATAATTGGTTATTCCCTTCATGCTTACTGTATCAAAGGAGGACTCTTGTCATCTACCTATATTGGCACTGCACTCCTAAATTTTTATGCTAAATGTGGCGATGCAAAATCTGCACGTGCAATTTTTGACAGGATGGTAGAAAAGAGCAGAGTTACATGGAGCGCGATGATCGGTGGTTATGGAATGCAGGGCGACTTCAACAATTCGTTGGCAATTTTGAATGATATGATGGGAGAAAATCTGGAACCAAATGACATAATATTCACAGCAATATTGTCAGCTTGCAGCCATACTGGGATGATACTTGAAGGGTGGAGCTTTTTTGCTAATATGTGTGAGAATTATAAGTTTGTTCCCACAATTAAGCATTATGCATGCATGATTGACCTGTTGGCTCGTGCAGGCAGGCTTGAGGAAGCCTTTGATTTCATGAACAAAATGCCTATTCAACCTGATGTTTCTCTGTTTGGAGCTTTTCTCAATGGATGTAGTATTTACTCTAGGTTTGATCTGGGGGAGTTGGCAGTAAGGAGAATGCTAGAGTTGCATCCTCGTGATGCTTGCTACTATGTACTTATGGCCAATCTGTATGCTTCTGATGGGAGGTGGAATCAGGCTCATCAGATGAGAAACATGATGAGGATAAAGGGTGTGAAGAAATCCCCTGGGTTTAGCAACTTCAATGTGAATTTTGATAGTGACTTCTATACTCCGCAGGTGGCATCTCTTCCTTAG